Proteins encoded together in one Terriglobus saanensis SP1PR4 window:
- a CDS encoding response regulator transcription factor translates to MQEKDIHGLSDHHIKSRDVLIVDDDVDLCRMLTDFLARHGWIVHTVHTGQRALEISRSNLVAMILLDIGLPDYSGFDLIREIHRFVDTPVIVISARGDETDRIVGLELGADDYLAKPFSLRELLARMGAVARRSGPQAALERHLASFVIDQFLVHTETREVFYGKTKLSLSTTEFQLLRFLLQRPYEVCSRELLVRTVLLRPYEPLDRSLDMHILRLRRKLECLPKFGGSIRTVRSSGYMLALHPQKFNGA, encoded by the coding sequence GTGCAGGAGAAAGACATTCACGGCCTATCAGATCACCACATCAAGTCGCGCGACGTCTTGATCGTGGACGACGATGTCGACCTATGCCGGATGCTTACGGACTTTCTCGCGCGACACGGTTGGATCGTCCATACCGTGCATACTGGTCAACGCGCGCTGGAAATCTCCCGCAGCAACCTTGTTGCAATGATTCTGCTCGACATTGGCCTGCCGGACTACAGCGGGTTCGACCTCATTCGAGAGATACATCGGTTTGTGGATACGCCCGTCATCGTCATCAGTGCTCGCGGTGACGAGACCGATCGTATTGTGGGCTTAGAACTAGGAGCCGATGATTATCTCGCGAAGCCATTCAGTCTTCGAGAATTGCTCGCACGGATGGGTGCCGTTGCGCGTCGCTCCGGCCCACAAGCTGCTCTGGAGCGACATCTCGCTTCGTTTGTGATCGATCAATTCCTGGTGCATACGGAAACTCGCGAAGTCTTCTACGGAAAGACGAAGCTGTCGTTGAGTACAACAGAATTTCAACTTCTTCGGTTTCTCCTACAGAGGCCGTATGAAGTGTGCAGTCGGGAACTTCTGGTGCGGACCGTGCTGCTCCGGCCCTACGAGCCCCTCGACAGGAGTCTAGACATGCACATTCTCCGTTTGCGGCGGAAACTGGAGTGCCTTCCGAAGTTCGGAGGCAGCATCCGCACCGTGCGGAGTAGCGGCTACATGCTTGCTCTCCATCCTCAGAAGTTCAATGGCGCTTGA
- a CDS encoding GGDEF domain-containing protein, producing MPTVFQGAGLLGAEIPLSALGALLLLILYRGLRDEPFLRSWMIFEFSQTAFLSGDLFLLFHESLTAGQQVIRTATFLIGGLGPIFFLQGFREAVGRPLSLKNRMYISLLSLGSGVILASAVLRKGQVESLHLTIFGDLAMTGAALYIAIVGIRQKATRVLAIGGGLKFLSLVPKFLLATAFLSQSAGALGKPDPQASVYLWVLLLQSATSGLMILGMVDVVDHKHQRIRQTLDQTMEQLTAANLELDHLAGIDPLTNLANRRTLERHLAIEWRRAVRGERDSLSIIAIDVDHFKELNDTYGHPAGDDYLKMLAVMLREIFRREEDLVARVGGDEFVVLLTGIDASAVQSLAERTRSQMEASSSHCTLSIGWVTVKPTPELRPDALLRTADQALYRAKQNGRNHVSCFP from the coding sequence ATGCCGACGGTTTTCCAGGGCGCAGGTTTACTAGGCGCCGAGATCCCTTTATCTGCGCTCGGCGCTCTGTTGCTCCTAATTCTTTATCGCGGCCTCCGCGACGAACCATTCCTGCGCTCGTGGATGATCTTTGAGTTCTCACAGACGGCCTTTCTGTCTGGAGATCTCTTCCTCTTGTTTCACGAATCCCTTACCGCAGGGCAGCAGGTCATCAGGACAGCCACTTTCCTCATAGGTGGGCTCGGACCGATCTTCTTCTTGCAAGGGTTCCGTGAAGCGGTTGGCCGCCCTCTATCTCTTAAAAACCGCATGTACATTTCTCTCTTATCTCTGGGCAGTGGGGTCATCCTGGCGAGCGCGGTTCTCCGGAAAGGACAGGTCGAGTCCCTTCATCTAACGATCTTCGGAGACCTGGCCATGACAGGCGCTGCTCTCTATATCGCGATTGTAGGCATTCGGCAGAAAGCCACTCGGGTTCTGGCCATCGGTGGCGGATTGAAATTCCTAAGCCTGGTGCCGAAGTTCCTTCTGGCGACAGCTTTCCTGTCACAGAGCGCCGGCGCGCTAGGCAAGCCTGATCCACAAGCGTCCGTATATCTCTGGGTCCTTCTTCTTCAGTCTGCTACCTCTGGCCTGATGATCCTTGGAATGGTAGACGTTGTCGACCACAAACATCAAAGGATAAGGCAGACCCTGGACCAGACCATGGAACAACTCACGGCAGCCAATCTCGAATTGGACCATCTTGCGGGCATTGATCCTCTCACGAATCTGGCGAACCGTCGTACCCTGGAAAGACATCTTGCTATCGAATGGCGCAGAGCGGTGCGCGGCGAGCGGGACAGCCTTTCCATTATTGCGATCGACGTCGACCATTTCAAGGAACTGAACGACACGTACGGGCATCCAGCGGGCGACGATTATCTCAAGATGCTTGCAGTAATGCTGCGAGAGATATTTCGGCGTGAGGAAGATCTGGTTGCCCGCGTTGGCGGCGACGAATTCGTCGTCCTGCTGACGGGAATCGACGCGAGTGCTGTCCAGAGCCTGGCGGAGAGGACGCGGTCTCAGATGGAGGCCTCGAGTTCGCATTGCACCCTGAGCATAGGCTGGGTGACCGTCAAACCTACTCCAGAACTCAGGCCGGATGCATTGCTTCGTACGGCAGACCAAGCTTTGTATCGCGCGAAGCAAAATGGCCGCAACCATGTTTCCTGTTTTCCTTGA
- a CDS encoding type II secretory protein PulD → MFSRLAAGLIMLVPLAAVCQSPGVTVDSPTVQNSGAAPSQAQPTSAEAKVKPGVAVHRMLPKQERNADDAYLEGARCFARRDFDKAQHHFEQAVRLDPGNRTYILALLYSREVNVNRLIRAALRARLRGDFANADVLLMSARRLDPKNPLVTQYNAGQEFQQSAPRTKERMEEEFEGPIAFAPFGGVKSFHIQGELGQVVHELYGGFGIAAVFDSSVASDTPFRIDMDDVDFIDSVRVLKKAAHLLAVPLDPTTALIAADTKELRESLTPLVEETIYLSGQTPQQMLDLANMTRALFGLTQIAVNTQSGAVVIRGPQAVVHRVHDLFTELASRTSDILFDINIYEVDKSTTRNIGFAPPTSATAIDVASTAQKLISDNQSLLSQSISSGALTLSGSTYDQELQEVAFLVAAGVSGSSSFTSILGTLGSFDGIPLLGISMSSTSLNMLLNSTDARMLNALQLRSSDRQEVTFRVGSRYPILTAITTSASSSDVANELAAAGVSSSVIAQLTGSSGSGSTSTPQIQFEDIGLTLKITPRVLRSGEVQLDLDFKLESLAGTGVDDIPILNNRALKSVVTIPPGETTMLAALVSTNETKALDGVPGLDNLPGFQSTDRNADGAKDELLITVTPHIVSGSTTRISVYGPVGKF, encoded by the coding sequence ATGTTCAGTAGGTTGGCCGCAGGACTCATTATGCTCGTTCCGCTCGCTGCTGTATGCCAGAGCCCGGGCGTAACGGTTGACAGCCCTACCGTCCAGAACAGTGGGGCCGCTCCGAGCCAAGCGCAGCCGACGTCAGCGGAGGCGAAAGTGAAGCCTGGAGTAGCGGTGCACAGAATGCTTCCCAAGCAAGAGCGTAACGCTGATGATGCCTATCTCGAAGGCGCACGCTGCTTCGCTCGCAGGGACTTCGACAAGGCTCAACATCATTTCGAACAAGCCGTTCGCCTCGATCCTGGCAACAGGACCTACATCCTCGCATTACTCTATTCGCGCGAAGTCAATGTGAACCGCCTGATCCGAGCTGCGCTTAGGGCCCGGCTTCGAGGCGATTTCGCTAATGCAGATGTGTTGCTCATGTCGGCAAGACGTCTCGATCCGAAAAATCCTTTGGTCACGCAATACAACGCCGGGCAAGAATTCCAGCAATCGGCCCCGCGTACCAAGGAACGCATGGAAGAGGAATTCGAAGGACCCATTGCCTTTGCTCCTTTTGGCGGGGTGAAGAGCTTTCATATCCAAGGTGAGCTAGGGCAAGTCGTGCATGAACTTTATGGCGGCTTCGGCATCGCTGCCGTCTTCGACTCGTCGGTTGCGAGTGACACGCCGTTCCGGATTGACATGGACGATGTGGATTTTATTGATTCAGTCCGCGTCCTCAAGAAGGCAGCTCATCTCTTGGCTGTGCCGCTCGATCCGACGACCGCCCTGATCGCGGCAGACACGAAGGAATTGCGTGAATCTCTCACGCCACTCGTGGAAGAGACCATCTATCTCTCTGGTCAGACGCCGCAGCAGATGCTGGATTTGGCGAATATGACGCGAGCACTCTTCGGCCTGACTCAGATCGCCGTCAACACGCAGAGCGGAGCTGTTGTAATACGTGGGCCGCAAGCCGTGGTACATCGCGTCCATGATTTGTTCACAGAGCTTGCCAGTAGAACGTCGGATATTCTGTTCGATATCAATATCTACGAAGTCGACAAATCCACGACCCGCAATATCGGGTTTGCACCTCCGACCTCCGCTACCGCCATCGATGTCGCCAGCACCGCACAAAAACTCATCTCGGACAATCAAAGCCTGCTCAGCCAATCGATCTCGAGCGGAGCTCTTACTCTCTCTGGCAGCACCTATGACCAAGAACTGCAAGAGGTGGCCTTTCTGGTTGCGGCAGGTGTTTCAGGAAGCAGCTCATTCACAAGCATCCTTGGAACGTTGGGAAGTTTTGACGGTATTCCTCTGCTCGGAATTTCTATGAGTTCGACAAGCCTGAACATGCTTCTGAACTCTACCGACGCCCGGATGTTGAATGCTCTCCAGTTACGTTCAAGCGATCGACAGGAAGTCACGTTCAGGGTCGGGTCTCGTTATCCCATACTCACGGCGATTACCACGTCGGCTTCGAGCAGCGATGTGGCCAACGAGCTTGCAGCCGCTGGTGTCAGCAGTTCGGTCATCGCGCAACTCACAGGTTCAAGCGGCAGTGGCAGCACGTCTACACCGCAAATTCAGTTTGAGGACATCGGCCTCACGCTCAAAATCACACCTCGAGTGCTGCGCAGCGGAGAAGTGCAACTGGATCTTGACTTCAAACTGGAATCCTTGGCGGGAACTGGGGTCGATGACATACCGATTCTCAATAATCGCGCACTAAAGTCCGTTGTGACCATCCCACCGGGAGAGACGACTATGCTCGCCGCATTGGTCAGCACCAACGAGACCAAGGCGCTAGACGGTGTCCCTGGCTTGGATAATCTCCCCGGTTTCCAGAGTACCGACAGGAATGCCGATGGAGCCAAAGACGAACTTCTGATCACTGTGACACCACACATTGTGAGTGGCAGCACGACGCGCATCAGTGTGTATGGACCAGTCGGCAAATTCTAG
- a CDS encoding cohesin domain-containing protein translates to MTEFARALQIDRGNQSAAQELRASQNAPNIAHVTTSAEPGGGAGVTPAGVEAQTLHQKRVRRDIESLDSPVELKPISTDPITMHMVEDSKVIYQGISKLAGLNVIFDPDYNSRRISVDLSNVSLTNALRIVGKLAGTFWSPLTENTIFVAQNNRAKHTDNDSLAVETFYLTNMSQQNDANEVVTALRNLLDPSTKVFLLASQNAIVIRATPAELVLVEKLIDDFDRIRPEVVVDVAVLEVSRDLERNLGITLPTSFSLSAQASNANSSSSSSSSTTSSSTSGLTLNTLANLNGTNFAVTLSSASVNALLSDSDTRVLQNPRVRASDGQQATLKIGSKIPVATGSTTSTLTSTATATTQFTYVDVGVNIDMTPTVHLDGQVSLKMKIEVSSQTGTTTISGVSEPIISQRVVQQVIQLKDGEPSILAGLLQQSDTKSVSGTPGLGEIPFLKYFFSSQDKKQSSDEIVFLLIPHIVRESPLTDANTRIIDSGTNQGIELRRRSPNGRLATNRDLGGDGATDLTVISQPTSAANAASAMIGQLAAQARPVAPALGDTGAAISKPSAASVIFNVVPSVANQAVGSTFQVAVMASHAADLFSAPFQLNFDPKVLSLVRVDSGELLGRDGQPAALMQRDGGSGAVSISVSRPPNAGGVTGDGSVVILTMKAIGPGDSTLTLTNLNATDSKHVSLSAVGTQAAVHVQ, encoded by the coding sequence ATGACGGAGTTCGCCCGTGCTCTGCAGATTGACCGGGGTAATCAATCGGCCGCGCAGGAACTTCGTGCATCACAGAACGCGCCGAACATAGCGCATGTAACTACAAGTGCAGAACCTGGTGGAGGTGCTGGTGTGACACCCGCCGGGGTAGAGGCGCAGACCCTCCATCAGAAGCGTGTGCGGCGTGACATTGAATCCTTAGATAGCCCAGTCGAACTCAAGCCAATTTCAACAGATCCGATCACCATGCACATGGTTGAAGACAGCAAGGTCATCTACCAGGGGATTAGCAAGCTCGCGGGCCTCAACGTAATATTCGACCCCGACTACAACTCAAGGCGAATTTCAGTTGATCTATCCAATGTATCGCTGACCAATGCTCTCCGGATTGTCGGAAAGCTCGCCGGCACATTCTGGTCTCCGCTAACGGAGAATACGATCTTCGTTGCTCAAAACAACCGTGCGAAGCATACCGACAACGACAGTCTCGCAGTTGAGACTTTCTATCTCACAAATATGTCGCAGCAGAATGATGCCAATGAAGTGGTGACCGCACTCAGAAACCTCCTGGATCCAAGCACAAAAGTGTTTCTTCTAGCTTCACAGAATGCAATCGTTATCCGCGCCACGCCCGCTGAACTGGTCCTCGTTGAGAAGCTCATCGATGACTTCGACCGCATTCGCCCGGAAGTCGTGGTGGATGTGGCTGTACTCGAGGTGAGTCGTGATCTTGAACGAAATCTTGGTATTACGTTGCCTACCAGTTTCAGCCTGAGCGCCCAGGCGAGCAATGCAAATTCATCCAGTTCCTCTAGTTCATCCACAACTTCCAGTTCAACCTCTGGCCTGACGCTGAATACTCTTGCAAACCTAAATGGAACCAATTTCGCGGTTACCTTGAGTAGCGCTTCGGTGAACGCCTTGCTCTCAGACTCCGATACGCGCGTGCTGCAAAACCCACGCGTGCGTGCCAGCGATGGCCAACAAGCGACGTTGAAGATCGGATCCAAGATACCAGTCGCAACCGGTTCGACCACCTCAACACTTACCTCAACCGCTACCGCTACGACGCAATTCACCTATGTGGATGTGGGCGTCAACATAGACATGACGCCCACCGTGCACCTTGATGGCCAGGTCTCTCTTAAGATGAAGATCGAAGTGTCCTCGCAGACCGGTACAACCACCATCAGTGGTGTGTCAGAACCGATCATCTCGCAGCGCGTGGTGCAACAGGTGATTCAGCTTAAGGACGGGGAGCCCTCCATCCTCGCGGGGCTTCTGCAGCAGAGCGATACGAAGAGTGTAAGCGGAACACCCGGACTCGGAGAGATACCGTTCCTCAAGTACTTCTTCAGCAGTCAGGATAAGAAACAGTCGAGTGACGAGATCGTTTTTCTGCTTATCCCGCACATTGTCCGAGAATCTCCATTGACCGACGCGAACACGAGGATCATCGATAGCGGCACAAACCAAGGTATTGAACTGCGGCGCCGCAGCCCGAACGGTAGGCTTGCCACCAATCGCGATCTGGGCGGCGACGGAGCCACAGACCTGACCGTCATCAGTCAACCAACGTCCGCAGCAAACGCAGCGTCCGCGATGATTGGTCAGCTTGCCGCTCAAGCACGTCCTGTCGCTCCGGCATTAGGCGATACAGGCGCTGCCATTTCGAAGCCATCCGCAGCTTCCGTTATATTCAATGTGGTGCCGTCGGTGGCAAATCAAGCGGTGGGATCCACCTTCCAGGTCGCCGTGATGGCTTCCCATGCAGCGGACTTGTTCAGCGCTCCGTTCCAACTGAATTTCGATCCAAAGGTTTTGTCGCTTGTCCGCGTGGATAGCGGGGAATTACTAGGCCGAGATGGCCAGCCCGCGGCCCTGATGCAACGTGACGGTGGCAGCGGTGCGGTCTCCATCTCTGTGTCGCGTCCCCCTAATGCTGGCGGCGTCACGGGTGATGGGAGCGTCGTGATTCTAACGATGAAAGCCATCGGCCCCGGAGATTCCACCTTAACCTTAACCAACCTGAACGCCACCGATAGCAAACATGTCAGCCTATCCGCAGTGGGTACCCAGGCGGCGGTGCATGTTCAGTAG
- a CDS encoding carboxypeptidase-like regulatory domain-containing protein produces MLSMFSISRPRSRLLPASLTVSSIFLILSRCSAAQGSPLEAPAPFKSVVTVRGGGIEHNAPYRVPQRVVQGFVRDANEKGIAQAEVFLRDEKTSQMGQMLADENGNYLFGGLPLEHDYQVWAKVREIITPKRPVRSFIGMHDVTINFHIPTNSHAAEVPRTTEAARR; encoded by the coding sequence ATGTTGAGCATGTTTTCGATCTCACGGCCTCGCTCCCGGCTTCTACCCGCCAGCCTAACCGTCTCGAGCATCTTTCTAATCCTCAGCCGGTGCTCCGCAGCGCAAGGTTCGCCGCTCGAAGCACCGGCACCATTCAAATCTGTTGTGACCGTCCGCGGCGGCGGCATTGAGCACAACGCGCCATATCGGGTACCACAGCGCGTCGTGCAAGGATTTGTGCGGGATGCAAATGAGAAAGGAATTGCTCAAGCAGAGGTCTTCCTTAGAGATGAAAAGACATCGCAGATGGGCCAGATGCTTGCGGACGAGAATGGAAACTACCTCTTCGGTGGGCTACCACTGGAACATGATTACCAAGTGTGGGCGAAGGTAAGGGAGATCATCACTCCCAAGCGGCCTGTCAGGTCCTTCATCGGGATGCATGATGTAACGATAAACTTCCACATCCCGACCAATAGTCATGCGGCGGAAGTGCCAAGAACGACCGAAGCTGCGCGCCGGTAG
- a CDS encoding KH domain-containing protein — protein MDIPKHPQEPHAAEEMRDLVRKIARALVDKSDQVRVEVTARHGAIVLELSVATTDLGKVIGRQGQMAHSIRTILGAACMKCGPRITLDIVKEDPHLGRH, from the coding sequence ATGGACATACCGAAACATCCGCAGGAGCCCCACGCGGCGGAAGAGATGCGCGACTTGGTGCGCAAAATCGCAAGAGCGCTGGTGGATAAATCAGATCAGGTGCGAGTCGAAGTAACCGCACGTCATGGCGCAATCGTGCTGGAACTCAGTGTCGCTACGACTGATCTGGGCAAGGTGATCGGTAGGCAAGGACAGATGGCACATTCCATTCGCACCATACTGGGTGCGGCCTGTATGAAGTGCGGGCCACGCATCACGCTTGACATTGTGAAAGAAGATCCTCACTTGGGCCGCCATTGA
- a CDS encoding carboxypeptidase-like regulatory domain-containing protein encodes MMFSSASRRCESTHALAFTSAVLMFFPAAISAEAQTSGPPPPFKPIVSIRFGGAYNGPRYVPHRTILGLVKNEDGQVVSDAMVYMKDIQAKSTLVASVDTSGTFRFGSLSLDHDYEIWAEAGELKSPTRSVTTFMTQNEVSMPLLIRAERNHGEPILKRRPTAADAAAGQTQVGQEPKTPTAARQ; translated from the coding sequence ATGATGTTCTCTTCAGCTTCACGTCGTTGCGAATCTACTCATGCCCTCGCCTTTACAAGTGCGGTGTTGATGTTCTTTCCGGCCGCAATCTCCGCCGAGGCGCAGACGTCGGGTCCTCCTCCCCCTTTTAAGCCTATAGTGAGCATTCGCTTTGGCGGCGCCTACAACGGCCCTCGGTACGTCCCACATAGAACGATCCTTGGCTTAGTGAAGAATGAGGACGGCCAAGTAGTGTCTGACGCAATGGTCTACATGAAAGATATTCAGGCCAAATCGACTCTCGTAGCTTCCGTCGACACTAGCGGGACGTTTCGTTTTGGTTCTCTCTCTTTGGATCATGATTATGAGATCTGGGCGGAAGCAGGCGAGCTGAAATCCCCGACCAGATCGGTGACTACATTCATGACTCAGAACGAAGTGTCGATGCCATTGCTAATCCGAGCGGAACGCAACCATGGCGAACCGATTCTGAAGCGGCGGCCCACAGCGGCGGATGCCGCTGCGGGTCAAACACAAGTGGGGCAAGAACCTAAAACTCCAACGGCAGCACGGCAATGA
- a CDS encoding carboxypeptidase-like regulatory domain-containing protein — protein sequence MFHITEAKNYLPSRIPEDHLNKTKKLFLHRGRLNLRVPSSLDIRSLPEPRNEVRPKKVLRFNIMNCGTLCLFAIGCFVTTFSVAAQELSYASRELHLPDGPVPQNTTSVSISQSTTQGESALSGGVLDQTGAAVAGIDIHLEDATGEELRRSSTGTNGEFTFSNLPPGRYRVTVLPQKGFQGYASDALELSGQQAAAIPTIVLSVASAITEVTVRPTEEIAAEQIKAEEKQRLIGILPNYYVSFVHDAAPMTGAQKYGLALHEFLDPTRFVGTAIVAGVEQANNSYAGYGSNAAGYGKRYAAAYGDGLFQSMLSHAVFPALFHQDPRYFYQGTGSTKSRALHAISFALVVRDDSGRTAPNYSYLLGDVGAGLISNLYYPHADRGYGLVFTNALISLGGRAAGSLLHEFLDKHITKNVPKNSAP from the coding sequence ATGTTCCATATCACGGAGGCAAAAAACTATTTGCCTTCCAGAATTCCTGAGGATCACCTGAACAAGACAAAGAAACTCTTCCTGCATCGGGGTCGCCTCAATCTACGCGTACCCTCGTCCCTCGATATACGCTCTCTCCCAGAGCCGAGGAATGAAGTAAGGCCGAAGAAGGTTTTGCGATTCAACATTATGAATTGCGGAACTCTATGCCTCTTTGCTATCGGCTGTTTTGTCACCACCTTTTCGGTCGCGGCTCAAGAGCTGAGCTATGCGTCACGCGAACTGCACTTACCAGATGGGCCGGTCCCCCAAAATACGACGTCTGTATCCATCTCTCAATCTACGACGCAAGGGGAGTCAGCGCTGTCCGGCGGGGTTCTCGACCAGACAGGTGCCGCAGTGGCCGGGATCGATATTCATCTTGAAGACGCCACTGGCGAGGAACTCCGAAGATCATCAACGGGTACGAATGGAGAGTTCACATTCAGCAATCTCCCGCCTGGCCGCTATCGTGTCACAGTGCTGCCGCAAAAAGGATTCCAGGGATATGCCTCCGATGCTTTGGAACTCAGCGGGCAGCAGGCGGCCGCGATTCCCACGATCGTCCTGAGTGTTGCATCTGCCATCACTGAGGTTACCGTACGGCCAACTGAAGAGATCGCTGCGGAACAGATCAAGGCCGAAGAAAAGCAAAGACTGATCGGAATTCTGCCGAATTACTACGTGAGCTTTGTCCATGACGCTGCGCCGATGACTGGGGCACAAAAGTACGGGCTAGCACTTCATGAGTTTCTAGATCCGACCCGCTTCGTGGGCACGGCGATTGTCGCGGGAGTCGAGCAGGCGAACAACTCGTACGCCGGTTACGGGTCGAATGCGGCAGGGTACGGGAAGCGCTACGCGGCGGCTTACGGTGACGGTCTTTTCCAAAGCATGCTAAGCCATGCAGTGTTCCCTGCCCTGTTTCATCAGGATCCTCGGTATTTCTACCAAGGAACAGGTTCCACAAAATCCCGCGCACTGCACGCCATAAGCTTCGCGCTCGTTGTACGCGATGATAGCGGGCGGACGGCCCCAAACTACTCGTATCTACTTGGTGATGTGGGTGCTGGTCTGATATCAAACCTCTATTATCCTCATGCCGATCGGGGATATGGGCTCGTCTTCACGAACGCACTAATTAGTTTGGGGGGGCGCGCCGCTGGCAGCCTGCTTCACGAATTTCTTGATAAGCACATCACAAAGAACGTCCCAAAAAACTCGGCGCCATGA
- the ltrA gene encoding group II intron reverse transcriptase/maturase, which produces MNMERSMCAASDPAAQWEQIDWSQCEQKVRRLQARIVKATQEGRYGKVKALQWLLTHSFHGRALAVKRVTHNQGKNTPGVDGAIWSTPASRYKAIDTLKRRGYKPRPLRRVYIPKTNGKLRPLGIPTMKDRAMQALYLLALLPIAETTAEPNSYGFRPERSTADAINQCFLVLARKSSAQWVLEGDIRGCFDNISHAWMLDHIPADKDVLRKWLKAGFMENRTLFPTEAGTPQGGIISPTLANLTLDGLERLLKATFDRKAARWKAENPKVNFVRYADDFIITGSSKELLEDEVKPLVERFMFERGLQLSPEKTCITHIEDGFDFLGQNVRKYDGKFLITPSKKNMHAFLEKVRGVIRQNRSANQESLIRMLNPIIRGWANYHRHISASSAYRKTGMVLWHSLWRWAKFRHPNKTSAWIAKRYWHRLGGRKWCFAAVAGPNPHPAPPMMAWLVDPTKTRIRRHVKVKSDANPFDLGWYGYFESRERLKKARARR; this is translated from the coding sequence ATGAATATGGAGCGATCCATGTGTGCAGCCTCCGACCCTGCGGCGCAATGGGAACAGATCGACTGGTCTCAATGCGAGCAGAAGGTCAGGAGACTGCAGGCGCGTATCGTCAAGGCAACACAGGAAGGCCGCTACGGCAAGGTGAAAGCCCTGCAATGGCTGCTGACCCACTCGTTCCATGGCCGAGCGTTGGCTGTGAAACGAGTGACGCACAATCAGGGCAAGAACACGCCGGGAGTGGACGGAGCGATCTGGAGCACACCGGCGTCCAGATACAAGGCCATCGACACGCTGAAACGGCGCGGCTATAAGCCGAGACCGCTGAGGCGGGTCTATATCCCGAAGACCAATGGGAAGTTGAGACCGCTGGGAATCCCCACGATGAAAGACCGCGCCATGCAGGCGTTATACCTGCTTGCGCTGCTCCCAATCGCGGAGACAACAGCCGAACCCAACTCCTATGGTTTTCGACCGGAACGCTCGACCGCCGACGCTATCAACCAGTGCTTCCTCGTGCTGGCTCGCAAGAGCAGTGCGCAGTGGGTTCTTGAGGGCGACATCCGTGGCTGCTTCGACAACATCAGCCACGCGTGGATGCTCGACCACATACCCGCTGACAAAGATGTGCTGCGGAAATGGCTAAAGGCGGGCTTCATGGAGAATCGAACGTTGTTCCCTACGGAGGCAGGTACACCACAAGGCGGGATCATCTCGCCCACGCTGGCCAACCTGACGCTGGATGGGTTGGAGCGCCTTCTGAAGGCGACCTTCGATAGGAAGGCTGCACGATGGAAAGCCGAAAACCCGAAGGTGAACTTCGTAAGGTATGCGGACGACTTCATCATCACCGGAAGCTCGAAAGAACTGCTGGAGGATGAGGTCAAGCCACTCGTTGAGCGCTTCATGTTCGAACGTGGCTTGCAGCTCTCACCTGAGAAAACCTGCATCACGCATATCGAAGACGGCTTCGACTTCCTGGGGCAGAACGTGCGAAAGTACGACGGGAAGTTCCTGATCACACCGTCCAAGAAGAATATGCACGCCTTCTTGGAGAAGGTGCGCGGTGTGATTCGTCAGAATCGCAGCGCAAATCAGGAAAGTCTGATCAGGATGCTCAACCCGATCATCCGTGGATGGGCAAACTATCACCGTCATATCTCGGCGTCTTCAGCGTACCGGAAGACGGGAATGGTCCTCTGGCACTCGCTCTGGCGATGGGCGAAGTTCCGCCATCCAAACAAGACCTCTGCCTGGATCGCAAAACGATACTGGCATCGGCTTGGAGGACGGAAGTGGTGCTTCGCTGCGGTTGCTGGCCCTAACCCGCACCCGGCGCCTCCGATGATGGCTTGGTTGGTTGATCCCACCAAGACCCGCATCCGACGGCACGTAAAGGTCAAGTCGGACGCTAACCCGTTCGACCTTGGCTGGTACGGATACTTCGAGTCTCGCGAGAGACTCAAGAAGGCCCGCGCACGTCGCTGA
- a CDS encoding arsenate reductase ArsC, with amino-acid sequence MQKIIFACVHNAGRSQMAAAFFNQLADHSKAEAVSAGTEPGLRVHPEVLSAMREVGIDLSNAQPQKLTQALAEGASLLITMGCGDKCPYVPGLRRDDWPLPDPKGRPMEEVRGIRDEVKAKVLNLIEAEKAGK; translated from the coding sequence ATGCAAAAGATCATCTTCGCTTGCGTTCACAATGCTGGCCGGTCGCAGATGGCCGCAGCGTTCTTCAATCAGCTTGCCGATCACAGCAAGGCGGAAGCTGTTTCGGCTGGTACAGAGCCCGGACTTCGCGTACACCCGGAAGTTCTATCCGCAATGCGGGAGGTCGGGATTGACCTGAGCAACGCCCAGCCTCAAAAGCTTACTCAAGCATTAGCTGAAGGCGCTTCGCTACTCATCACCATGGGTTGCGGGGACAAATGCCCCTACGTTCCTGGCTTGCGCCGAGACGATTGGCCTTTGCCTGACCCGAAGGGGCGACCAATGGAAGAGGTAAGGGGCATCCGGGATGAAGTGAAGGCTAAAGTACTGAACTTGATCGAGGCTGAAAAAGCAGGAAAATAA